In a single window of the Massilia oculi genome:
- the rnr gene encoding ribonuclease R: protein MKQPTHTIPSREEILAVFRDATEPLDAAGLARVLKVKPAAQEVLGRRLNAMERDGQIRSDRSGTYMLADHSAFVAGKVAAHRDGFGFVIPDEPGPDLFLSDREMQKVLHGDRVMARVTGLDRRGRPEGSIVEVVERANTHIIGRLLNEGGVWIVSPEDQRIAQDILVSGSPGKARAGQVVSVELLEQPGRFQKPTGRIVEVLGELDDPGMEIEIAVRKFGVPHVFSPPALKQAARLPNEVINADLADRVDLRDVPLVTIDGEDARDFDDAVYCEPVRIGRAKGYRLLVAIADVSHYVKPNDALDADAIERSTSVYFPRRVIPMLPEKLSNGLCSLNPHVDRCTLVCDMVVTEDGEVTAYQFYPAVMHSAARLTYNQVADILLDTDGEEAQARPGIVPHLLNLNGAFRALLKARQERGAIDFDTTETYIVCNPLGKIEKIIPRTRNDAHRLIEECMLAANVCAADFLLRHKHPGTFRVHAVPTEEKLNQLRTFLKQVGLNLGGGNKPTARDYAAVMQEIRERPDATLLQTMLLRSMQQAVYSPDNVGHFGLAYEAYAHFTSPIRRYPDLLTHRAIKAILLGKRYEPKGIELGKLNSTQSNSARKQAAKDKLEGKPQKSEKDLTIWDALGVHCSANERRADEASRDVENWLKCFFMQDKIGEEFTGTVAGVTTFGIFVQLDELFVEGLVHITELGADYFQYDEARHELRGERTGQRYQLTDRVTVRVARVDLESRKIDLTLASAPVAPEAGEDTGRNRQGRSEGRNEGRNEGRGNGGGKKSRGGRSRGPKRDVPAVVEAPTPLERARQVAQDAMVVPSKPPKSRKARAKAKAEERANAAAQAPAPAPAPAPAPAPAPTPAPVVEQQAAPAARKPPAAKASAKAVAEAAPAPAPAPAPAPAPTPAPAPVAAPAAKPKARKAPAKPATKAEPVAEPVVAAPVKAVAAKKPAAKKAVATPRKAAATKTAAKADTKTKTSKKKAPESD, encoded by the coding sequence TTGAAGCAACCTACTCATACCATTCCAAGTCGCGAGGAAATCCTCGCAGTCTTCCGTGACGCCACCGAACCGCTCGATGCGGCCGGCCTGGCACGTGTCCTCAAGGTCAAGCCCGCCGCCCAGGAAGTCCTGGGCCGCCGCCTGAACGCCATGGAGCGTGACGGCCAGATCCGCTCCGACCGCAGCGGCACGTATATGCTGGCCGACCATTCCGCCTTCGTGGCGGGCAAGGTCGCTGCGCATCGGGACGGATTTGGATTCGTGATCCCGGACGAGCCAGGTCCCGACCTGTTCCTGTCCGACCGCGAGATGCAGAAAGTGCTGCATGGCGACCGCGTGATGGCGCGCGTGACCGGCCTTGACCGCCGCGGCCGTCCCGAAGGCTCGATCGTCGAAGTCGTCGAACGCGCCAATACCCACATCATCGGCCGCCTCCTGAATGAGGGCGGCGTCTGGATTGTTTCGCCCGAAGACCAGCGCATCGCGCAGGACATCCTGGTATCCGGTTCGCCGGGCAAGGCGCGCGCCGGGCAGGTGGTCAGCGTCGAGCTGCTCGAGCAGCCGGGCCGCTTCCAGAAGCCGACCGGCCGCATCGTCGAAGTGCTCGGCGAACTGGACGATCCGGGCATGGAAATCGAAATCGCCGTGCGCAAGTTCGGCGTGCCGCACGTGTTCTCGCCACCGGCGCTGAAGCAGGCCGCGCGCCTGCCGAACGAAGTGATCAATGCCGACCTGGCCGACCGCGTCGACCTGCGCGACGTGCCGCTGGTGACCATCGACGGCGAAGACGCGCGCGACTTCGACGACGCCGTGTATTGCGAGCCGGTCAGGATCGGCCGTGCCAAGGGCTACCGCCTGCTGGTCGCGATCGCCGACGTCAGCCATTACGTGAAGCCGAACGACGCGCTGGATGCCGATGCCATCGAGCGCAGCACGTCGGTGTACTTCCCGCGCCGCGTGATCCCGATGCTGCCCGAGAAGCTGTCCAATGGCCTGTGTTCGCTGAACCCGCATGTGGACCGCTGCACCCTGGTGTGCGACATGGTCGTCACCGAGGACGGCGAAGTCACCGCCTACCAGTTCTACCCGGCCGTGATGCACTCGGCGGCGCGCCTGACCTATAACCAGGTGGCCGACATCCTGCTCGACACCGACGGCGAGGAAGCGCAGGCGCGTCCCGGCATCGTGCCGCACCTGCTGAACCTGAACGGGGCGTTCCGCGCGCTGCTCAAGGCACGCCAGGAGCGTGGCGCGATCGATTTCGACACGACTGAAACCTATATCGTGTGCAACCCGCTGGGCAAGATCGAAAAGATCATCCCGCGCACCCGCAACGATGCGCACCGCCTGATCGAGGAGTGCATGCTGGCCGCCAACGTGTGCGCCGCCGACTTCCTGCTGCGCCACAAGCACCCGGGCACCTTCCGCGTGCACGCCGTGCCGACCGAAGAGAAGCTGAACCAGCTGCGCACCTTCCTCAAGCAGGTGGGCCTGAACCTCGGCGGCGGCAACAAGCCGACCGCGCGCGACTACGCCGCGGTGATGCAGGAAATCCGCGAGCGCCCCGACGCGACGCTGCTGCAGACCATGCTGCTGCGCTCGATGCAGCAGGCGGTCTACAGTCCGGACAACGTCGGCCACTTCGGCCTGGCCTACGAGGCTTACGCCCACTTCACCAGCCCGATTCGGCGCTACCCCGACTTGCTGACTCACCGCGCCATCAAGGCGATCCTGCTGGGCAAGCGCTACGAGCCGAAGGGCATCGAGCTTGGCAAGCTGAACTCGACCCAGTCGAACTCCGCGCGCAAGCAGGCCGCCAAGGACAAGCTCGAAGGCAAACCGCAGAAAAGCGAAAAAGACCTGACGATCTGGGATGCCCTCGGCGTGCACTGCTCGGCCAACGAGCGCCGCGCCGACGAAGCCTCGCGCGACGTTGAAAACTGGCTCAAGTGCTTCTTCATGCAGGACAAGATCGGCGAAGAGTTCACCGGCACGGTCGCCGGCGTCACCACCTTCGGCATCTTCGTGCAGCTCGACGAGCTGTTCGTCGAGGGCCTGGTGCACATTACCGAGCTGGGCGCCGATTACTTCCAGTACGACGAAGCCCGCCATGAACTGCGTGGTGAGCGCACCGGCCAGCGCTACCAGCTGACCGACCGCGTCACCGTACGGGTGGCGCGGGTCGACCTCGAATCGCGCAAGATCGACCTGACGCTGGCGTCGGCGCCGGTTGCACCGGAGGCGGGCGAGGACACCGGCCGCAACCGGCAAGGCCGCAGTGAGGGCCGCAATGAGGGCCGCAATGAGGGCCGTGGCAACGGCGGCGGCAAGAAATCGCGCGGCGGCCGTTCGCGTGGACCGAAGCGCGACGTGCCCGCCGTGGTGGAGGCGCCGACCCCGCTCGAGCGTGCCCGCCAGGTTGCGCAGGACGCCATGGTCGTGCCGTCGAAGCCGCCAAAATCGCGCAAGGCCCGTGCCAAGGCGAAGGCGGAAGAGCGCGCGAATGCAGCTGCTCAGGCACCGGCACCGGCACCGGCACCGGCACCAGCGCCAGCACCGGCGCCGACGCCAGCGCCCGTGGTCGAGCAGCAAGCTGCACCGGCCGCGCGCAAGCCGCCTGCGGCCAAGGCCAGCGCCAAGGCTGTCGCCGAGGCAGCACCGGCACCGGCACCGGCGCCAGCACCAGCACCAGCGCCGACGCCGGCGCCGGCGCCGGTTGCCGCCCCTGCAGCGAAGCCGAAGGCAAGGAAGGCGCCGGCCAAGCCCGCTACCAAGGCCGAACCGGTCGCGGAGCCAGTCGTCGCGGCGCCGGTCAAGGCTGTCGCGGCCAAGAAGCCGGCAGCCAAGAAAGCTGTCGCCACCCCGCGCAAGGCGGCCGCTACCAAGACCGCGGCCAAGGCCGACACCAAAACCAAAACCAGCAAGAAAAAAGCACCTGAAAGCGATTGA
- the cueR gene encoding Cu(I)-responsive transcriptional regulator, whose translation MQSTCKLNIGDAARASGVTAKMIRHYESIGLVKAARRTEAGYRLYSEQDVRVLQFIHRGRALGFSLQQIGDLLALWEDKHRASADVRAMALAHIAELDRKIAEMAAMRRTLESLAASCHGDERSDCPILDDLATQ comes from the coding sequence ATGCAGTCCACATGCAAGCTGAACATCGGCGACGCCGCGCGCGCTTCCGGCGTGACGGCGAAAATGATTCGCCACTATGAATCGATCGGTCTGGTGAAAGCGGCGCGCCGGACCGAGGCCGGCTATCGCCTGTACAGCGAACAGGACGTGCGGGTGCTGCAATTCATCCACCGCGGCCGCGCGCTCGGGTTTTCTCTGCAGCAGATCGGGGATTTGCTGGCGCTGTGGGAAGACAAGCACCGGGCCAGCGCCGACGTGCGCGCGATGGCGCTGGCGCATATCGCCGAGCTGGATCGCAAGATCGCGGAAATGGCAGCGATGCGCAGGACGCTGGAAAGCCTTGCCGCGTCCTGCCATGGCGACGAGCGTTCGGATTGTCCGATCCTGGACGACCTGGCGACGCAATGA
- a CDS encoding LytR/AlgR family response regulator transcription factor, with product MRTLIVDDEHLARALLREYLAAHPDVEIVAECANGFEAVKAIAEHDPDLVFLDIQMPKLDGFEVVELAGAKPHYIFATAYDQFALRAFEVHALDYLLKPFSRERLAEALNQARLRSPQPARIEAAVKEAQARQQPLERILIRDGARVHVVAASTIDHIEAQDDYVRIAAGGKNYLKHQRLSELEAQLDGAAFVRIHRSYIVNVGAIERIEPVSKDNHCAVLRDGVKLPISRSGYQRVRELLA from the coding sequence ATGCGCACCCTGATCGTGGACGATGAACACCTGGCGCGCGCGCTGCTGCGCGAATACCTGGCGGCCCATCCCGACGTCGAGATCGTGGCCGAATGCGCCAACGGCTTCGAGGCGGTCAAGGCGATCGCCGAGCACGATCCCGACCTGGTCTTCCTGGACATCCAGATGCCCAAGCTGGATGGCTTCGAGGTGGTGGAGCTGGCCGGCGCCAAGCCGCACTACATCTTCGCCACCGCCTACGACCAGTTTGCGTTGCGCGCCTTCGAGGTGCATGCGCTCGACTACCTGCTCAAGCCGTTCTCGCGCGAGCGCCTGGCCGAGGCCTTGAACCAGGCGCGCCTGCGTTCGCCTCAGCCTGCGCGGATCGAAGCGGCGGTGAAGGAGGCTCAGGCGCGCCAGCAGCCGCTCGAACGGATCCTGATCCGCGATGGCGCCCGCGTGCACGTGGTCGCCGCCAGCACGATCGACCATATCGAGGCGCAGGACGACTACGTGCGGATCGCGGCCGGCGGCAAGAACTACCTGAAGCACCAGCGCCTGTCCGAACTCGAAGCGCAGCTCGACGGCGCCGCCTTCGTGCGCATCCACCGCTCTTACATCGTCAATGTCGGCGCGATCGAGCGCATCGAGCCGGTCAGCAAGGACAACCACTGCGCGGTGCTCAGGGATGGCGTGAAGCTTCCGATCAGCCGCAGCGGCTACCAGCGAGTACGCGAGCTATTGGCGTGA
- the phaP gene encoding TIGR01841 family phasin (Members of this family are phasins (small proteins associated with inclusions such as PHA granules). Note that several different families of phasins have been named PhaP despite very little sequence similarity to each other.): protein MFTSPEQFANATKTLFDLQMQTFNALAGKTVKGVEQVVALNLNAAKNSVDSTMAAGRSMAEATQAGNPKAAFDTLAARMQPAAGVTNATEYAAQLKSIIDEMHNEFRGAADAHVAEAKNTLSALIYDVTQNVKPGSENAVEIIKAAIENAFKGYEQVTQATRQAVQTVEAQFERASTMVTPGAARTEKAE, encoded by the coding sequence ATGTTCACCAGCCCGGAGCAGTTCGCAAACGCCACGAAAACCCTGTTCGACCTGCAGATGCAGACCTTCAACGCCCTGGCCGGCAAGACCGTCAAGGGCGTCGAGCAGGTCGTCGCCCTCAACCTGAACGCCGCGAAGAACTCGGTCGACAGCACGATGGCGGCCGGCCGCAGCATGGCCGAAGCCACCCAGGCCGGCAATCCGAAAGCCGCCTTCGACACCCTGGCCGCGCGCATGCAGCCGGCCGCCGGCGTCACCAACGCCACCGAGTACGCGGCCCAGCTCAAGTCCATCATCGACGAGATGCATAACGAGTTCCGCGGCGCCGCCGATGCCCATGTGGCGGAAGCGAAGAACACGCTGTCGGCGCTGATCTACGACGTCACCCAGAACGTCAAGCCGGGCTCGGAAAACGCGGTCGAGATCATCAAGGCCGCGATCGAGAATGCCTTCAAGGGCTACGAGCAGGTAACCCAGGCCACGCGCCAGGCGGTGCAGACCGTCGAAGCCCAGTTCGAGCGCGCCAGCACGATGGTGACGCCTGGCGCCGCCAGGACCGAAAAAGCCGAGTAA
- the tssA gene encoding type VI secretion system protein TssA codes for MLDMDALLAPIAPGNPCGADLAFSPEVDEIARARLADDPSLEQGAWVTALKEADWKLVGKRCTALLQTRSKDLQLAVWLAEANAKTGGMRGLAEGLELVAALCERYWEGLHPQADEDGFERRIGNLSWLAGRIAPLVKTIPLAENGVLTLQAWEVARAKGPEAVAELETARARAKGAFVQTLLADCEACLAALQGLERVVDGQLGADGPGYSVGRATLRDVVDLLEPVAGAAPTPTEAAAGGAVTAQALPMSLDGQVAHRDQALAQLRQVAEFFRRTEPHSPVAYLAEKAARWGEQPLHAWLRSVIKDDASLARLEDLLGIEHPAP; via the coding sequence ATGCTGGATATGGATGCTCTGCTGGCGCCGATCGCGCCCGGCAATCCCTGCGGCGCCGACCTGGCGTTTTCTCCCGAGGTCGACGAGATCGCGCGCGCACGCCTGGCCGACGATCCGTCGCTGGAGCAGGGCGCCTGGGTCACGGCACTGAAGGAAGCCGACTGGAAGCTGGTCGGCAAACGCTGCACCGCCCTGCTGCAAACCCGCAGCAAGGACCTGCAACTGGCCGTGTGGCTGGCCGAGGCGAATGCGAAGACCGGCGGCATGCGCGGCCTGGCCGAGGGCCTTGAACTGGTGGCGGCGCTGTGCGAGCGCTACTGGGAGGGATTGCACCCGCAGGCCGACGAGGATGGCTTCGAGCGCCGCATCGGCAACCTGTCGTGGCTGGCGGGCCGGATCGCGCCACTGGTCAAGACGATACCGCTGGCCGAGAACGGCGTGCTGACCCTGCAGGCCTGGGAAGTCGCGCGCGCCAAGGGGCCGGAAGCGGTGGCCGAACTCGAGACGGCGCGCGCGCGCGCCAAGGGCGCCTTCGTGCAGACGCTGCTGGCCGATTGCGAAGCCTGCCTGGCGGCCTTGCAGGGACTGGAACGGGTGGTCGACGGCCAGCTCGGCGCCGATGGGCCGGGCTACAGCGTCGGACGCGCCACGCTGCGCGACGTGGTCGACCTGCTCGAGCCGGTGGCGGGAGCGGCGCCGACGCCCACCGAGGCGGCGGCCGGCGGCGCCGTCACCGCGCAGGCGCTGCCGATGAGTCTCGACGGGCAGGTGGCGCACCGCGACCAGGCCTTGGCCCAGTTGCGCCAGGTGGCCGAATTCTTCCGCCGCACCGAGCCGCACAGCCCGGTGGCCTACCTGGCCGAGAAGGCCGCGCGCTGGGGCGAGCAGCCGCTGCATGCCTGGCTGCGTTCGGTGATCAAGGACGACGCCTCGCTGGCGCGGCTGGAAGACTTGCTGGGGATCGAGCATCCGGCGCCGTGA
- a CDS encoding VRR-NUC domain-containing protein, producing the protein MIRVLENEFYYLDNFQRVLDWIGERYGDLLDDGEQAFLATFPALPHHARALFVRMVMRKGNLFRASKLSYAEIGCPVEAAGHLLGTGWIEPDPELTLDELFDLLSKPELLDAFGTRLPRKTARKDEQLDALRPVFPEARRFSGWHPACSDVAWRILVKPLCDRLRLVFFGNLHQGWTDFVLSDLGLFRYESVDISPASRGFRQRADVDHYLQLHACRERFAAGEDVDEVVRDLPVHAFGNDWLESRREKLTFQIGQHYEKLKDWDGAYAAYARCRFPGARARAIRVLEKHERFEQAHALLLEAQATPENEAERQHLSRIAPRLARRLGHPRLAARGRTAVERIELCLAPPNGERWVEGAVRGHLHAADAPVFYVENALANTLFGLLCWRAVFAAIPGAFFHPFHRGPADLHSADFHQRRRAEFAACLAGLDDGSYRDTIRRTYQEKAGLQSPFVHWDGVTLELIELALACIPPAHLRKWCERILADVKENRTGFPDLIQFWPGEGRYLMIEVKGPGDRLQDNQLRWIDYCAAHDMPLAVCYLQWLESTGMAA; encoded by the coding sequence ATGATCAGGGTGTTGGAAAATGAGTTTTATTATCTGGATAACTTCCAGCGGGTCCTCGACTGGATCGGCGAACGCTATGGCGACCTGCTGGACGACGGCGAACAGGCGTTCCTGGCCACGTTCCCAGCCTTGCCGCACCATGCGCGCGCCCTCTTCGTGCGCATGGTCATGCGCAAGGGAAATCTGTTCCGCGCCAGCAAACTGAGCTATGCGGAGATCGGCTGCCCGGTCGAGGCCGCCGGGCACCTGCTTGGCACCGGCTGGATCGAGCCCGACCCCGAACTCACCCTCGACGAACTGTTCGACCTGCTGTCCAAGCCCGAGCTCCTCGACGCCTTCGGCACCCGGCTGCCGCGCAAGACGGCGCGCAAGGATGAACAGCTGGACGCCCTGCGCCCCGTGTTCCCCGAGGCGCGGCGCTTCTCCGGCTGGCATCCGGCCTGCTCCGACGTCGCCTGGCGCATCCTGGTCAAGCCGCTGTGCGACCGCCTGCGGCTGGTCTTTTTCGGCAATCTGCATCAGGGCTGGACCGACTTCGTGCTGTCCGACCTCGGCCTGTTCCGCTACGAGAGCGTGGATATCTCGCCTGCCTCGCGCGGGTTCCGCCAGCGCGCCGACGTCGACCACTACCTGCAGCTACACGCCTGCCGCGAGCGCTTCGCCGCCGGCGAGGACGTGGACGAGGTGGTGCGCGACCTCCCCGTGCACGCCTTCGGCAACGACTGGCTCGAGAGCCGGCGCGAAAAACTGACGTTCCAGATCGGCCAGCACTACGAAAAGCTCAAGGACTGGGACGGCGCCTACGCCGCCTACGCGCGCTGCCGCTTTCCCGGCGCGCGGGCGCGCGCGATCCGCGTGCTCGAAAAACACGAGCGCTTCGAGCAGGCGCATGCCCTATTGCTCGAAGCCCAAGCCACGCCCGAGAACGAGGCCGAGCGCCAGCACCTGTCCCGCATCGCGCCGCGCCTGGCGCGCCGCCTCGGCCACCCGCGCCTGGCCGCGCGCGGCAGGACGGCCGTCGAACGCATCGAGCTGTGCCTGGCGCCGCCGAACGGCGAACGCTGGGTCGAGGGCGCCGTGCGCGGCCACCTGCACGCGGCCGACGCCCCCGTGTTCTACGTCGAGAACGCGCTGGCCAACACCCTGTTCGGCCTGCTGTGCTGGCGCGCCGTGTTCGCCGCCATCCCCGGCGCGTTCTTCCACCCTTTCCATCGCGGGCCGGCCGACCTGCACAGCGCCGACTTCCACCAGCGCCGTCGCGCGGAATTCGCCGCCTGCCTGGCCGGGCTGGACGACGGCAGCTACCGCGACACGATCCGGCGCACGTACCAGGAAAAGGCCGGCCTGCAATCGCCGTTCGTGCACTGGGACGGCGTCACGCTTGAACTCATCGAGCTGGCCCTGGCCTGCATCCCGCCCGCCCACCTGCGCAAGTGGTGCGAACGCATCCTGGCCGACGTCAAGGAAAACCGTACGGGCTTCCCCGACCTGATCCAGTTCTGGCCGGGTGAAGGCCGCTACCTGATGATCGAGGTGAAAGGCCCGGGCGACCGCCTGCAGGACAACCAGCTGCGCTGGATCGACTACTGCGCCGCGCATGACATGCCGCTGGCGGTGTGCTACCTGCAGTGGCTCGAATCGACCGGGATGGCGGCCTAG
- the rlmB gene encoding 23S rRNA (guanosine(2251)-2'-O)-methyltransferase RlmB, which translates to MKNKMIFGFHAVTSRLRHEAQSVEEIFVDAERNDGRMKDLIANAKAAGVRVMPVDASRLDKITGTRRHQGVIAFASQLALARNLDELLDAIEGPPLLLILDGITDPHNLGACLRVADGVGAHAVIVPKDRAVGLNATAAKVASGAAETVPYITVTNLARTMRELKERDILLIGTSDDAERGLYEADFTGPAALVMGSEGEGMRRLTRETCDVLVNIPMFGSVESLNVSVASGVCLYEARRQRIAREG; encoded by the coding sequence ATGAAAAATAAAATGATTTTCGGCTTCCACGCCGTGACCTCGCGCCTGCGTCATGAGGCGCAGTCGGTGGAAGAGATCTTTGTCGATGCCGAGCGCAATGACGGTCGCATGAAGGACCTGATCGCCAATGCCAAGGCGGCAGGCGTGCGCGTGATGCCGGTCGACGCCTCGCGCCTCGACAAGATCACCGGCACCCGCCGCCACCAGGGCGTGATCGCCTTCGCCAGCCAGCTGGCGCTGGCGCGCAACCTGGATGAGCTGCTCGACGCCATCGAGGGCCCGCCGCTGTTGCTGATCCTGGACGGCATCACCGATCCACACAACCTGGGCGCCTGCCTGCGCGTGGCCGATGGCGTCGGCGCGCACGCGGTGATCGTGCCAAAGGACCGCGCGGTCGGCCTGAACGCCACCGCCGCCAAGGTCGCCAGCGGCGCGGCCGAGACGGTGCCCTACATTACCGTCACCAACCTGGCGCGCACCATGCGCGAGCTGAAGGAACGCGACATCCTCCTGATCGGCACCTCGGACGACGCCGAGCGCGGCCTGTACGAAGCCGACTTCACCGGCCCGGCCGCCCTGGTCATGGGTTCGGAAGGCGAGGGCATGCGCCGCCTGACGCGCGAGACCTGCGACGTGCTGGTCAACATCCCGATGTTCGGCTCGGTCGAGAGCCTGAACGTGTCGGTCGCCTCGGGCGTCTGCCTGTACGAGGCGCGCCGCCAGCGCATCGCGCGCGAAGGCTGA
- a CDS encoding ATP-dependent DNA helicase yields the protein MSYTIAVRALCEFTAKQGDLDLRFTPSPSAQEGIAGHAVVAGRRGDGYRSEVALSGQWNDLHVRGRADGYDANENLIEEVKTHRGRVDAIPDNHRHLHWAQLRVYGHLMCQEQGMDSVNLALVYYDIVSGVETVLRETRDSAWLRAHFEELCERFSGWAASEAAHRAARDAALTSLPFPHADFRPGQRQLAESIYRANTGGRCLLAQAPTGIGKTVGSLFPVLKAMPREKLDKVFFLAAKTPGRRLALDGAATLCRASQAPLRVLELTARDKACEHPDKECHGESCPLARGFYDRLPAARAAAADVPVLDREALREVALAHEVCPYYLGSEMARWSDMIVGDYNYYFDGSAMLYALALNNGWKTSLLVDEAHNLVGRARSMYSTELDRALLRLARAGAPPTVKKALERVGRAWTAVDKTAPAPYQLLEKIPSKLVDALQEMGSAINEHLAAFPGPLDPDLQRFYFDAMGFVRLAESFGPHSLCDLSRDADRPTLRDSTICIRNVVPAPFLGPRFSATHSSTLFSATLGPWHYCLDTLGMPENTAWVEVDSPFRASQLEVHVARGISTRYQVRAASVQPIAELIARQYHERPGNYLAFFSSFDYLDKVANALERLDPTITAWRQERRMSEHERQCFIDRFAVGGTGVGFAVLGGAFGEGVDLPGERLIGAFVATLGLPQVNPVNEQLRERMQELFGAGYDYTYLYPGIQKVVQAAGRVIRTEQDRGVVWLIDDRFAQPGIRTLMPAWWELDSRQ from the coding sequence GTGAGCTACACCATCGCCGTACGCGCCCTGTGCGAGTTCACCGCCAAGCAGGGTGACCTCGACCTGCGCTTCACCCCCTCTCCCAGCGCCCAGGAAGGCATTGCCGGCCACGCCGTCGTCGCCGGCCGCCGCGGCGACGGCTACCGCAGCGAGGTCGCGCTGTCCGGCCAGTGGAACGACCTGCACGTGCGCGGCCGCGCCGATGGCTACGACGCCAATGAAAACCTGATCGAAGAGGTCAAGACCCATCGCGGCCGGGTGGACGCCATCCCCGACAACCACCGCCACCTGCACTGGGCCCAGCTGCGCGTGTATGGCCACCTGATGTGCCAGGAACAGGGCATGGATTCGGTCAACCTGGCCCTGGTCTACTACGACATCGTCAGCGGCGTCGAAACCGTGCTGCGCGAAACGCGCGACAGCGCCTGGCTGCGCGCCCACTTCGAGGAACTGTGCGAACGCTTCTCGGGTTGGGCCGCCAGCGAAGCGGCGCACCGCGCGGCGCGCGACGCCGCACTGACGTCGCTGCCGTTCCCGCACGCCGACTTCCGTCCCGGCCAGCGCCAGCTGGCCGAAAGCATCTACCGCGCCAATACGGGCGGGCGCTGCCTGCTGGCGCAAGCCCCGACCGGCATCGGCAAGACCGTGGGCAGCCTGTTCCCGGTACTGAAAGCCATGCCGCGCGAGAAGCTGGACAAGGTGTTCTTCCTGGCCGCGAAGACGCCCGGCCGGCGCCTGGCGCTGGACGGCGCCGCGACCCTGTGCCGCGCCAGCCAGGCCCCGCTGCGGGTGCTCGAACTCACGGCGCGCGACAAGGCCTGCGAGCATCCCGACAAGGAGTGCCATGGCGAATCCTGCCCGCTGGCGCGCGGCTTCTACGACCGCCTGCCGGCCGCGCGCGCGGCCGCGGCCGACGTGCCCGTGCTGGACCGCGAGGCGCTGCGCGAGGTCGCCCTGGCGCACGAGGTCTGCCCCTATTACCTGGGCAGCGAGATGGCGCGCTGGTCCGACATGATCGTCGGCGACTACAACTATTATTTCGACGGCAGCGCCATGCTGTACGCGCTGGCGCTGAACAACGGCTGGAAGACCAGCCTGCTGGTCGACGAGGCCCACAACCTGGTTGGCCGGGCGCGCTCGATGTACAGCACCGAACTCGATCGCGCGCTGCTGCGCCTGGCCCGCGCCGGCGCGCCGCCGACCGTCAAGAAGGCGCTCGAGCGCGTGGGCCGGGCCTGGACCGCGGTCGACAAGACGGCGCCCGCGCCCTACCAGCTCCTCGAGAAGATCCCATCGAAGCTGGTGGATGCATTGCAGGAAATGGGCAGCGCCATCAACGAACACCTGGCGGCCTTTCCCGGCCCGCTCGACCCCGACCTGCAGCGCTTCTATTTCGACGCCATGGGCTTCGTGCGCCTGGCCGAATCGTTCGGCCCGCACTCGCTGTGCGACCTGAGCCGGGACGCCGACCGCCCCACCCTGCGCGACTCGACGATCTGCATCCGCAACGTGGTGCCGGCGCCCTTCCTCGGCCCGCGCTTTTCCGCCACCCATTCGAGCACCCTGTTCTCGGCCACGCTCGGGCCCTGGCATTATTGCCTCGACACGCTCGGCATGCCGGAAAACACGGCCTGGGTCGAGGTCGACTCGCCGTTCAGGGCGAGCCAGCTCGAGGTCCACGTCGCGCGCGGCATCTCGACCCGCTACCAGGTGCGCGCCGCCTCGGTCCAGCCGATCGCCGAACTGATCGCGCGCCAGTACCATGAGCGGCCCGGCAACTACCTGGCCTTCTTCAGCAGCTTCGACTATCTCGACAAGGTGGCCAATGCGCTGGAGCGGCTGGACCCGACCATCACGGCCTGGCGCCAGGAGCGCCGCATGAGCGAGCACGAACGCCAGTGCTTCATCGACCGATTCGCCGTTGGCGGCACGGGGGTCGGTTTCGCGGTGCTGGGCGGCGCCTTCGGCGAAGGCGTCGACCTGCCGGGCGAGCGCCTGATCGGCGCTTTCGTCGCCACGCTCGGCCTGCCCCAGGTCAATCCCGTCAACGAGCAGTTGCGCGAGCGGATGCAGGAACTGTTCGGCGCCGGCTACGACTACACCTACCTGTACCCCGGCATCCAGAAGGTGGTGCAGGCGGCCGGCCGCGTGATCCGCACCGAGCAGGATCGCGGCGTCGTGTGGCTGATCGACGACCGCTTCGCCCAGCCGGGCATCAGGACCTTGATGCCGGCATGGTGGGAACTCGATTCACGCCAATAG